From Pseudopipra pipra isolate bDixPip1 chromosome 13, bDixPip1.hap1, whole genome shotgun sequence, a single genomic window includes:
- the MSN gene encoding moesin isoform X2 yields MPKTISVRVTTMDAELEFAIQPNTTGKQLFDQVVKTIGLREVWFFGLQYQDTKGFSTWLKLNKKVTAQDVRKESPLLFKFRAKFYPEDVAEELIQDITQRLFFLQVKEAILNDDIYCPPETAVLLASYAVQSKYGDFNKEVHKSGYLASDKLLPQRVLEQHKLNKDQWEERIQVWHEEHRGMIREDAVLEYLKIAQDLEMYGVNYFSIKNKKGSELWLGVDALGLNIYEQNDRLTPKIGFPWSEIRNISFNDKKFVIKPIDKKAPDFVFYAPRLRINKRILALCMGNHELYMRRRKPDTIEVQQMKAQAREEKHQKQMERALLENEKKKRELAEKEKEKIEREKEELMERLKQIEEQTKKAQQELEEQTRRAMELEQERKRALEEAEKLAKERREAEEAKEALLKASHDQQKTQEQLAAEMAELTARITQLELARQKKESEAQEWQQKAQMVQEDLEKTKEELKTAMSTPHVTEPMHSENEHDDEQDENAAEASAELRSEATIKDRSEEERTTEAEKNERVQKHLKALSSELANARDETKKTANDMIHAENMRLGRDKYKTLRQIRQGNTKQRIDEFESM; encoded by the exons ATGCCGAAAACG ATCAGTGTGCGTGTTACCACCATGGATGCTGAGCTGGAGTTTGCCATCCAGCCCAACACTACAGGGAAGCAACTCTTCGATCAG GTTGTCAAGACAATTGGTCTGCGAGAGGTCTGGTTTTTTGGACTTCAATATCAAGACACCAAGGGCTTCTCAACATGGCTGAAATTGAACAAAAAG GTAACAGCGCAGGATGTACGCAAAGAAAGCCCCTTGCTTTTCAAATTCCGTGCTAAGTTCTACCCAGAAGATGTGGCAGAGGAGCTGATTCAGGACATCACACAGCgccttttcttcctccaagTGAAGGAGGCAATTCTGAATGATGACATTTACTGTCCTCCAGAAACAGCCGTTCTTCTGGCTTCTTATGCCGTCCAGTCCAAATATGGAGACTTCAACAAAGAGGTGCACAAGTCTGGCTACCTTGCTAGTGACAAACTGCTCCCACAGAG GGTTTTGGAGCAGCACAAGCTTAACAAGGACCAGTGGGAGGAGAGGATCCAGGTGTGGCATGAGGAACATCGAGGAATGATTAG AGAAGATGCTGTCTTGGAGTACTTGAAAATTGCACAGGATCTGGAAATGTATGGTGTGAACTACTTCAGCATTAAGAACAAGAAGGGCTCTGAACTCTGGCTAGGTGTAGATGCTCTTGGACTAAACATTTATGAGCAGAATGATAG GCTAACACCGAAAATTGGATTCCCTTGGAGTGAGATCCGAAATATCTCATTCAATGACAAGAAATTTGTTATCAAGCCTATTGACAAGAAAGCACCA GACTTTGTATTCTATGCCCCTCGGTTACGGATTAACAAACGAATCTTGGCCCTTTGCATGGGGAACCACGAACTCTACATGCGCAGACGTAAACCAGACACCATTGAGGTGCAGCAGATGAAAGCACAGGCTCGAGAAGAGAAACATCAGAAACAGATGGAGAG AGCCCTGCTGGAGAAtgagaagaagaagagggagttggcagaaaaggagaaggagaagattGAACGTGAGAAGGAGGAGCTAATGGAGAGACTCAAGCAAATTGAGGAGCAAACCAAGAAAGCTCAGCAAG AACTGGAAGAACAGACCCGCAGAGCTATGGAGCTGGAACAGGAGAGAAAACGAGCTCTAGAGGAAGCAGAGAAACTGGCTAAAGAACgcagagaagcagaagaggCAAAGGAGGCCCTATTGAAAGCATCCCATGATCAACAAAAGACCCAGGAACAGCTG gctgctGAGATGGCAGAACTCACAGCTAGGATCACACAGCTGGAGCTGGCCAGGCAGAAGAAAGAGAGTGAGGCCCAGGAGTGGCAGCAGAAG GCACAGATGGTGCAGGAGGACCTAGAGAAGACCAAAGAGGAGTTGAAGACTGCCATGAGCACCCCTCATGTCACTGAACCCATGCACTCTGAGAATGAGCACGATGATGAGCAGGATGAGAACGCAGCAGAGGCCAGTGCTGAGTTGCGGTCAGAGGCCACCATCAAGGACCGCAGTGAGGAGGAGCGCACCACTGAAGCAGAGAAGAATGAGCGGGTCCAGAAACACTTGAAG
- the MSN gene encoding moesin isoform X3, with product MDAELEFAIQPNTTGKQLFDQVVKTIGLREVWFFGLQYQDTKGFSTWLKLNKKVTAQDVRKESPLLFKFRAKFYPEDVAEELIQDITQRLFFLQVKEAILNDDIYCPPETAVLLASYAVQSKYGDFNKEVHKSGYLASDKLLPQRVLEQHKLNKDQWEERIQVWHEEHRGMIREDAVLEYLKIAQDLEMYGVNYFSIKNKKGSELWLGVDALGLNIYEQNDRLTPKIGFPWSEIRNISFNDKKFVIKPIDKKAPDFVFYAPRLRINKRILALCMGNHELYMRRRKPDTIEVQQMKAQAREEKHQKQMERALLENEKKKRELAEKEKEKIEREKEELMERLKQIEEQTKKAQQELEEQTRRAMELEQERKRALEEAEKLAKERREAEEAKEALLKASHDQQKTQEQLAAEMAELTARITQLELARQKKESEAQEWQQKAQMVQEDLEKTKEELKTAMSTPHVTEPMHSENEHDDEQDENAAEASAELRSEATIKDRSEEERTTEAEKNERVQKHLKALSSELANARDETKKTANDMIHAENMRLGRDKYKTLRQIRQGNTKQRIDEFESM from the exons ATGGATGCTGAGCTGGAGTTTGCCATCCAGCCCAACACTACAGGGAAGCAACTCTTCGATCAG GTTGTCAAGACAATTGGTCTGCGAGAGGTCTGGTTTTTTGGACTTCAATATCAAGACACCAAGGGCTTCTCAACATGGCTGAAATTGAACAAAAAG GTAACAGCGCAGGATGTACGCAAAGAAAGCCCCTTGCTTTTCAAATTCCGTGCTAAGTTCTACCCAGAAGATGTGGCAGAGGAGCTGATTCAGGACATCACACAGCgccttttcttcctccaagTGAAGGAGGCAATTCTGAATGATGACATTTACTGTCCTCCAGAAACAGCCGTTCTTCTGGCTTCTTATGCCGTCCAGTCCAAATATGGAGACTTCAACAAAGAGGTGCACAAGTCTGGCTACCTTGCTAGTGACAAACTGCTCCCACAGAG GGTTTTGGAGCAGCACAAGCTTAACAAGGACCAGTGGGAGGAGAGGATCCAGGTGTGGCATGAGGAACATCGAGGAATGATTAG AGAAGATGCTGTCTTGGAGTACTTGAAAATTGCACAGGATCTGGAAATGTATGGTGTGAACTACTTCAGCATTAAGAACAAGAAGGGCTCTGAACTCTGGCTAGGTGTAGATGCTCTTGGACTAAACATTTATGAGCAGAATGATAG GCTAACACCGAAAATTGGATTCCCTTGGAGTGAGATCCGAAATATCTCATTCAATGACAAGAAATTTGTTATCAAGCCTATTGACAAGAAAGCACCA GACTTTGTATTCTATGCCCCTCGGTTACGGATTAACAAACGAATCTTGGCCCTTTGCATGGGGAACCACGAACTCTACATGCGCAGACGTAAACCAGACACCATTGAGGTGCAGCAGATGAAAGCACAGGCTCGAGAAGAGAAACATCAGAAACAGATGGAGAG AGCCCTGCTGGAGAAtgagaagaagaagagggagttggcagaaaaggagaaggagaagattGAACGTGAGAAGGAGGAGCTAATGGAGAGACTCAAGCAAATTGAGGAGCAAACCAAGAAAGCTCAGCAAG AACTGGAAGAACAGACCCGCAGAGCTATGGAGCTGGAACAGGAGAGAAAACGAGCTCTAGAGGAAGCAGAGAAACTGGCTAAAGAACgcagagaagcagaagaggCAAAGGAGGCCCTATTGAAAGCATCCCATGATCAACAAAAGACCCAGGAACAGCTG gctgctGAGATGGCAGAACTCACAGCTAGGATCACACAGCTGGAGCTGGCCAGGCAGAAGAAAGAGAGTGAGGCCCAGGAGTGGCAGCAGAAG GCACAGATGGTGCAGGAGGACCTAGAGAAGACCAAAGAGGAGTTGAAGACTGCCATGAGCACCCCTCATGTCACTGAACCCATGCACTCTGAGAATGAGCACGATGATGAGCAGGATGAGAACGCAGCAGAGGCCAGTGCTGAGTTGCGGTCAGAGGCCACCATCAAGGACCGCAGTGAGGAGGAGCGCACCACTGAAGCAGAGAAGAATGAGCGGGTCCAGAAACACTTGAAG